One stretch of Streptomyces sp. A2-16 DNA includes these proteins:
- the metH gene encoding methionine synthase: protein MASSPLTPSADSRTRVSALREALATRVVVADGAMGTMLQAQDPTLEDFENLEGCNEILNVTRPDIVRSVHDAYFEVGVDCVETNTFGSNHTAASEYDIADRVHELSEAGARIAREAADEHTARDGRQRWVLGSVGPGTKLPTLGHIDYATIRDGYQANVEGLLAGGADALIVETTQDLLQTKASVLGARRALEATGADVPLVVSMAFETTGTMLLGSEIGAALTALEPLGIDMIGLNCSTGPAEMSEHLRYLARHSRIPLLCMPNAGLPILTKDGAHFPLDPEGLADAQENFVRDYGLSLIGGCCGTTPEHLRQVVERVRELTPSERNPQPEPGAASLYQTVPFRQDTSYLAIGERTNANGSKKFREAMLEARWDDCVEMAREQIREGAHMLDLCVDYVGRDGVADMKELAGRFATASTLPIVLDSTEVPVIQAGLEKLGGRAVINSVNYEDGDGPESRFAKVTKLAQEHGAALIALTIDEEGQARTPEKKVEIAERLIDDLTGNWGIHESDILIDTLTFTICTGQEESRKDGIATIEAIRELKRRHPDVQTTLGLSNISFGLNPAARVLLNSVFLDECVKAGLDSAIVHASKILPIARFTEEEVQTALDLIHDRRAEGYDPLQKLMALFEGATTKSLKAGRAEELAALPLEERLKRRIIDGEKNGLEADLDEALQTRPALDIVNDTLLDGMKVVGELFGSGQMQLPFVLQSAEVMKTAVAYLEPHMEKVEGDEAGKGTIVLATVRGDVHDIGKNLVDIILSNNGYNVVNLGIKQPVSAILDAAAEHRADVIGMSGLLVKSTVIMKENLEELNQRGLAADFPVILGGAALTRAYVEQDLHEIYEGEVRYARDAFEGLRLMDALIGVKRGVPGAKLPELKQRRVRAGAVSVEEERPEEGHVRSDVAVDNPVPTPPFWDTRVIKGIQLKEYASWLDEGALFKGQWGLKQARTGEGPTYEELVETEGRPRLRGLLDRLQTENLLEAAVVYGYFPCVSKDDDLIILDEQGNERTRFTFPRQRRGRRLCLADFFRPEESGETDVVGLQVVTVGSRIGEQTAKLFEANAYRDYLELHGLSVQLAEALAEYWHARVRSELGFAGEDPSDVEDMFALKYRGARFSLGYGACPNLEDRAKIADLLQPERIGVQLSEEFQLHPEQSTDAIVIHHPEAKYFNAR from the coding sequence ATGGCCTCGTCGCCACTGACCCCTTCCGCCGACAGCCGGACCCGTGTGTCCGCGCTCCGCGAGGCGCTCGCCACCAGAGTGGTGGTCGCCGACGGAGCGATGGGCACCATGCTGCAGGCCCAGGACCCCACCCTGGAGGACTTCGAGAACCTCGAGGGTTGCAACGAGATCCTCAACGTGACCCGCCCGGACATCGTCCGCTCCGTCCACGACGCGTACTTCGAGGTGGGCGTCGACTGCGTCGAGACCAACACCTTCGGGTCCAATCACACGGCCGCGTCGGAGTACGACATCGCCGACCGCGTGCACGAACTGTCCGAGGCGGGTGCCCGGATCGCCCGTGAGGCGGCCGACGAGCACACCGCCCGCGACGGCCGCCAGCGCTGGGTCCTGGGCTCCGTCGGCCCCGGCACCAAGCTGCCCACCCTCGGCCACATCGACTACGCCACGATCCGCGACGGCTACCAGGCCAACGTCGAGGGCCTGCTCGCGGGCGGCGCCGACGCCCTGATCGTCGAGACCACCCAGGACCTGCTCCAGACGAAGGCCTCGGTGCTCGGGGCGCGTCGCGCGCTCGAGGCGACCGGCGCCGACGTGCCGCTGGTGGTCTCGATGGCGTTCGAGACCACCGGCACGATGCTGCTCGGCTCCGAGATCGGCGCAGCGCTGACCGCGCTGGAGCCGCTCGGCATCGACATGATCGGCCTGAACTGCTCGACCGGCCCGGCCGAGATGAGCGAGCACCTGCGCTATCTCGCCCGGCACTCCCGCATCCCGCTGCTGTGCATGCCGAACGCGGGCCTGCCGATCCTCACGAAGGACGGCGCGCACTTCCCGCTCGACCCGGAGGGCCTGGCCGACGCCCAGGAGAACTTCGTCCGCGACTACGGCCTCTCCCTGATCGGCGGCTGCTGCGGCACCACCCCCGAGCACCTGCGCCAGGTCGTCGAGCGCGTCCGCGAGCTCACGCCCTCCGAGCGCAACCCGCAGCCCGAGCCCGGCGCCGCGTCCCTCTACCAGACGGTCCCGTTCCGCCAGGACACCTCCTACCTGGCCATCGGCGAGCGCACCAACGCCAACGGCTCCAAGAAGTTCCGCGAGGCCATGCTGGAGGCCCGCTGGGACGACTGTGTGGAGATGGCCCGCGAGCAGATCCGCGAGGGCGCCCACATGCTGGACCTCTGCGTGGACTACGTCGGCCGCGACGGAGTGGCGGACATGAAGGAGCTGGCCGGCCGCTTCGCCACCGCCTCCACCCTGCCGATCGTCCTCGACTCCACCGAGGTCCCCGTCATCCAGGCCGGTCTGGAGAAGCTCGGCGGCCGCGCGGTCATCAACTCCGTCAACTACGAGGACGGCGACGGCCCCGAGTCCCGCTTCGCGAAGGTCACCAAGCTCGCCCAGGAGCACGGCGCCGCGCTGATCGCGCTGACCATCGACGAGGAGGGCCAGGCCCGCACCCCCGAGAAGAAGGTCGAGATCGCCGAGCGGCTCATCGACGACCTGACCGGCAACTGGGGCATCCACGAGTCGGACATCCTCATCGACACCCTGACCTTCACCATCTGCACCGGTCAGGAGGAGTCCCGCAAGGACGGCATCGCCACCATCGAGGCGATCCGCGAACTCAAGCGCCGCCACCCGGACGTCCAGACCACGCTGGGCCTGTCCAACATCTCCTTCGGCCTCAACCCGGCCGCCCGTGTCCTGCTCAACTCGGTCTTCCTCGACGAGTGCGTGAAGGCGGGCCTGGACTCGGCGATCGTGCACGCGTCGAAGATCCTGCCCATCGCCCGCTTCACCGAGGAGGAGGTCCAGACCGCCCTGGACCTCATCCACGACCGCCGCGCCGAGGGCTACGACCCGCTGCAGAAGCTGATGGCCCTCTTCGAGGGCGCCACCACCAAGTCCCTGAAGGCGGGCCGGGCCGAGGAACTGGCCGCCCTGCCGCTGGAGGAGCGCCTCAAGCGACGCATCATCGACGGCGAGAAGAACGGCCTGGAGGCCGACCTCGACGAGGCCCTCCAGACGCGCCCCGCCCTCGACATCGTCAACGACACCCTCCTGGACGGCATGAAGGTCGTCGGCGAGCTCTTCGGCTCCGGCCAGATGCAGCTGCCCTTCGTCCTCCAGTCCGCCGAGGTCATGAAGACCGCGGTGGCCTACCTCGAACCGCACATGGAGAAGGTCGAGGGCGACGAGGCCGGCAAGGGCACCATCGTGCTCGCCACCGTCCGTGGCGACGTCCACGACATCGGCAAGAACCTCGTCGACATCATCCTGTCCAACAACGGCTACAACGTGGTCAACCTCGGCATCAAGCAGCCGGTCTCCGCGATCCTGGACGCCGCCGCCGAACACCGCGCCGACGTCATCGGCATGTCGGGACTCCTGGTCAAGTCCACGGTGATCATGAAGGAGAACCTGGAGGAGCTCAACCAGCGCGGCCTGGCCGCCGACTTCCCGGTCATCCTCGGCGGAGCCGCGCTGACGAGGGCGTACGTCGAACAGGACCTGCACGAGATCTACGAGGGCGAAGTCCGCTACGCCCGCGACGCGTTCGAGGGGCTGCGCCTCATGGACGCCCTCATCGGCGTCAAGCGGGGCGTGCCCGGTGCCAAACTGCCCGAGCTCAAGCAGCGCCGGGTGCGCGCCGGTGCCGTGAGCGTCGAGGAGGAGCGGCCCGAAGAGGGGCATGTGCGCTCCGACGTGGCCGTCGACAACCCGGTGCCCACCCCGCCGTTCTGGGACACCCGGGTCATCAAGGGCATCCAGCTCAAGGAGTACGCCTCCTGGCTGGACGAGGGCGCCCTCTTCAAGGGCCAGTGGGGACTCAAGCAGGCCCGTACCGGCGAGGGGCCGACGTACGAGGAGCTCGTCGAGACCGAGGGCCGGCCCCGGCTGCGCGGCCTGCTGGACCGGCTCCAGACCGAGAACCTCCTCGAAGCGGCCGTCGTCTACGGCTACTTCCCCTGTGTGTCCAAGGACGACGACCTGATCATCCTGGACGAGCAGGGCAACGAGCGCACCCGCTTCACCTTCCCGCGCCAGCGCCGCGGCCGTCGGCTCTGCCTCGCCGACTTCTTCCGCCCCGAGGAGTCGGGGGAGACCGACGTGGTCGGCCTACAGGTCGTCACCGTCGGCTCGCGGATCGGTGAGCAGACCGCCAAGCTGTTCGAGGCCAACGCCTACCGCGACTACCTCGAACTGCACGGCCTGTCCGTCCAGTTGGCCGAGGCGCTCGCCGAGTACTGGCACGCGCGCGTGCGTTCCGAGCTCGGCTTCGCCGGTGAGGACCCCAGCGATGTCGAGGACATGTTCGCCCTGAAGTACCGGGGTGCCCGCTTCTCCCTCGGCTACGGCGCCTGCCCGAACCTGGAGGACCGCGCCAAGATCGCCGACCTGCTCCAGCCGGAGCGGATCGGTGTCCAGCTGAGCGAGGAGTTCCAGCTGCACCCCGAGCAGTCCACCGACGCGATCGTCATCCACCACCCGGAGGCGAAGTACTTCAACGCCCGCTGA
- a CDS encoding IclR family transcriptional regulator: protein MARNIQSLERAAAMLRLLAGGERRLGLSDIASSLGLAKGTAHGILRTLQQEGFVEQDDASGRYQLGAELLRLGTTYLDVHELRARALVWTDDLARSSGESVHLGVLHQQGVLIVHHVFRPDDSRQVLEIGAMQPLHSTALGKVLSAYDPVAHSEALEADRKAFTERTVCDLADFEGILDITRARGYAADVEETWEGVASIAAPIHDRRRMPVGAVGITGAVERLCRPDEDGALRPELIAAVRDCARAVSRDLGAGRF, encoded by the coding sequence ATGGCACGGAACATCCAGTCGCTCGAACGGGCGGCCGCGATGCTGCGGCTCCTCGCGGGCGGCGAGCGGAGACTCGGCCTGTCGGACATCGCCTCGTCCCTGGGCCTCGCCAAGGGCACCGCGCACGGCATTCTGCGCACCCTCCAGCAGGAGGGGTTCGTGGAGCAGGACGATGCCTCGGGGCGGTACCAGCTGGGCGCCGAGCTGCTGCGCCTGGGCACCACCTATCTGGACGTGCACGAGCTGCGCGCGCGTGCGCTCGTGTGGACCGACGACCTGGCCCGCTCCAGCGGCGAGAGCGTCCATCTGGGGGTGCTGCACCAGCAGGGCGTGCTGATCGTGCACCACGTCTTCCGGCCCGACGACAGCCGACAGGTGCTGGAGATCGGGGCCATGCAGCCCCTGCACTCCACGGCCCTGGGCAAGGTGCTGTCGGCGTACGACCCGGTGGCGCACAGCGAGGCCCTGGAGGCCGACCGCAAGGCCTTCACCGAGCGGACCGTGTGCGATCTGGCGGACTTCGAGGGAATCCTCGACATCACGCGCGCGCGCGGGTACGCGGCGGACGTCGAGGAGACCTGGGAAGGCGTGGCGTCCATCGCCGCGCCCATCCACGACCGGCGGCGGATGCCGGTCGGCGCGGTCGGCATCACGGGCGCGGTGGAGCGGCTGTGCCGGCCCGACGAGGACGGGGCGCTGCGCCCCGAGCTGATCGCGGCGGTGCGGGACTGCGCCCGCGCGGTCTCGCGGGACCTGGGCGCCGGGCGGTTCTGA
- a CDS encoding MIP/aquaporin family protein, producing MSSSDIFIGETIGTAILILLGGGVCAAVTLKASKARNAGWLAITFGWGFAVLTAVYTSAPLSGAHLNPAVTLALALKKDGIPWSDVPVYWGGQLLGAMIGAALVWVAYYGQFHAHLTDKEIVGAPGAQATTAKAVEAQEKGAGPVLGIFSTGPEVRVAWQNVATEVIGTIVLVLAVLTQGLNGDGKGLGTLGALITALVVVSIGLSLGGPTGYAINPARDLGPRIVHALLPLPNKGGSDWSYAWVPIAGPLIGGAIAAGIYNIAFA from the coding sequence GTGTCCAGCTCCGACATCTTCATCGGCGAGACCATCGGTACCGCCATACTCATCCTGCTCGGCGGAGGCGTGTGCGCCGCCGTCACGCTGAAGGCCTCCAAGGCCCGCAACGCCGGCTGGCTCGCCATCACCTTCGGGTGGGGTTTCGCCGTTCTGACGGCCGTCTACACCTCGGCGCCGCTCTCCGGCGCCCACCTCAACCCGGCCGTCACGCTCGCGCTCGCGCTCAAGAAGGACGGCATCCCGTGGAGTGACGTCCCGGTCTACTGGGGCGGTCAGCTGCTCGGCGCCATGATCGGTGCGGCACTGGTCTGGGTGGCCTACTACGGCCAGTTCCACGCGCACCTCACCGACAAGGAGATCGTCGGCGCGCCGGGTGCGCAGGCCACGACCGCCAAGGCCGTCGAGGCGCAGGAGAAGGGCGCCGGCCCGGTGCTGGGCATCTTCTCCACCGGCCCCGAGGTCCGCGTGGCCTGGCAGAACGTCGCCACCGAGGTCATCGGCACCATCGTGCTGGTCCTGGCCGTGCTCACGCAGGGTCTCAACGGCGACGGCAAGGGCCTGGGCACCCTGGGCGCCCTGATCACCGCCCTCGTGGTCGTCTCCATCGGTCTGTCCCTCGGTGGCCCGACCGGCTACGCGATCAACCCGGCCCGTGACCTCGGTCCGCGCATCGTGCACGCCCTCCTGCCCCTGCCCAACAAGGGCGGCTCCGACTGGAGCTACGCCTGGGTCCCGATCGCCGGTCCCCTGATCGGCGGCGCGATCGCCGCGGGCATCTACAACATCGCTTTCGCTTAG
- the glpK gene encoding glycerol kinase GlpK has protein sequence MTDAHTAGPFIAAIDQGTTSSRCIVFDKDGRIVSVDQKEHEQIFPKPGWVEHNANEIWTNVQEVVAGAIQKAGITRDDIKAIGITNQRETTLLWDKNTGEPVHNAIVWQDTRTDALCRELGRNVGQDRFRRETGLPLASYFAGPKARWLLDNVEGLRERAERGDILFGTMDTWVIWNLTGGVDGGKHYTDVTNASRTMLMNLHTLEWDEKIAESIGVPLAMLPEIRSSAEVYGEVAGGKLGDLLGGIPVASALGDQQAALFGQTCFAEGEAKSTYGTGTFMLLNTGEKIINSYSGLLTTVGYRIGDQKPVYALEGSIAVTGSLVQWMRDQMGLISTAAEIETLALSVEDNGGAYFVPAFSGLFAPYWRSDARGVIAGLTRYVTKAHLARAVLEATAWQTREITDAMTKDSGVELAALKVDGGMTSNNLLMQTLSDFLDAPVVRPMVAETTCLGAAYAAGLAVGFWTSTDDLRANWRRAAEWTPRMDAETRDREYKSWLKAVERTMGWLEDES, from the coding sequence GTGACCGACGCCCACACCGCCGGCCCCTTCATCGCCGCCATCGACCAGGGCACCACCTCCAGCCGCTGCATCGTCTTCGACAAGGACGGCCGTATCGTCTCGGTCGACCAGAAGGAGCACGAGCAGATCTTCCCGAAGCCGGGCTGGGTCGAGCACAACGCCAACGAGATCTGGACCAACGTCCAGGAGGTCGTCGCCGGAGCCATCCAGAAGGCCGGCATCACCCGCGACGACATCAAGGCCATCGGCATCACCAACCAGCGCGAGACCACTCTCCTCTGGGACAAGAACACCGGTGAGCCCGTCCACAACGCCATCGTCTGGCAGGACACCCGCACCGACGCCCTCTGCAGGGAGCTCGGCCGCAACGTCGGCCAGGACCGCTTCCGCCGCGAGACCGGCCTGCCGCTGGCCTCCTACTTCGCCGGCCCGAAGGCCCGCTGGCTGCTCGACAACGTCGAGGGTCTGCGTGAGCGCGCCGAGCGCGGCGACATCCTCTTCGGCACCATGGACACCTGGGTCATCTGGAACCTGACCGGTGGTGTCGACGGCGGCAAGCACTACACCGACGTCACCAACGCCTCCCGCACCATGCTGATGAACCTCCACACGCTGGAGTGGGACGAGAAGATCGCCGAATCCATCGGCGTGCCGCTGGCGATGCTCCCCGAGATCCGCTCCTCGGCCGAGGTCTACGGCGAGGTCGCCGGCGGCAAGCTGGGCGACCTGCTCGGCGGCATCCCGGTCGCCTCGGCGCTCGGTGACCAGCAGGCGGCCCTGTTCGGCCAGACGTGTTTCGCCGAGGGCGAGGCCAAGTCGACGTACGGCACCGGCACCTTCATGCTGCTGAACACCGGCGAGAAGATCATCAACTCGTACTCCGGCCTGCTGACCACCGTCGGCTACCGCATCGGTGACCAGAAGCCGGTCTACGCCCTCGAGGGCTCCATCGCCGTCACCGGTTCGCTGGTGCAGTGGATGCGCGACCAGATGGGCCTGATCTCCACCGCCGCCGAGATCGAGACGCTCGCGCTCTCCGTCGAGGACAACGGCGGCGCGTACTTCGTGCCGGCCTTCTCCGGCCTGTTCGCCCCGTACTGGCGCTCCGACGCCCGCGGTGTGATCGCCGGTCTGACCCGGTACGTCACCAAGGCGCACCTGGCGCGTGCCGTCCTGGAGGCCACCGCCTGGCAGACCCGTGAGATCACGGACGCCATGACCAAGGACTCGGGCGTCGAGCTCGCGGCCCTCAAGGTCGACGGCGGCATGACCTCCAACAACCTGCTGATGCAGACCCTCTCGGACTTCCTGGACGCCCCCGTGGTCCGTCCGATGGTCGCCGAGACGACCTGCCTCGGTGCCGCCTACGCCGCCGGTCTCGCCGTCGGCTTCTGGACCAGCACCGACGACCTGCGCGCCAACTGGCGCCGGGCCGCCGAGTGGACCCCCCGCATGGACGCGGAGACCCGCGACCGTGAGTACAAGAGCTGGCTCAAGGCCGTCGAGCGGACCATGGGCTGGCTCGAGGACGAGAGCTGA